In one window of Candidatus Dadabacteria bacterium DNA:
- the efp gene encoding elongation factor P yields MAVVDTSGFHKGMKIETEGAIWEIVEYKHSKMAQRSPIVTARLKNIATGAVREMKFRAGDTFNVPDIQKRTMQYLYRDDEMFYFMDSETFDQFPFRADAIGDTTKFLKEQQEVMVQMHEGELIGVELPTAVVFEVTHTEPGVKGDTVSSTTKPATIETGAVVAVPLFINIGDMIKVDTRNGNYLERAKS; encoded by the coding sequence ATGGCTGTTGTTGACACGAGTGGTTTTCACAAGGGCATGAAGATTGAGACCGAAGGGGCGATCTGGGAGATAGTCGAGTACAAGCATTCAAAAATGGCGCAGAGAAGCCCGATAGTTACGGCGAGACTTAAGAATATCGCCACGGGAGCCGTACGGGAAATGAAATTCCGCGCGGGAGATACGTTTAACGTTCCCGATATCCAGAAAAGAACCATGCAGTATCTCTACAGGGACGATGAGATGTTTTACTTTATGGATTCCGAGACTTTCGACCAGTTTCCTTTCAGGGCGGATGCAATAGGGGATACGACGAAGTTTCTCAAGGAACAGCAGGAAGTCATGGTGCAGATGCATGAAGGAGAACTCATAGGAGTGGAACTTCCCACGGCTGTTGTCTTCGAGGTTACCCACACAGAACCTGGAGTGAAGGGAGATACGGTTTCAAGTACCACGAAACCGGCGACCATAGAAACCGGAGCGGTGGTGGCCGTTCCTCTTTTTATCAACATCGGGGACATGATAAAAGTCGATACGAGAAACGGGAACTATCTCGAAAGGGCGAAATCCTGA
- the mutL gene encoding DNA mismatch repair endonuclease MutL, whose amino-acid sequence MARIRTLPDVLVSKIAAGEIVERPASVVKELVENSIDAGATRISIHLEAGGKRLVRVVDNGHGMSRDDALMSIERHATSKIRDIDDLFSIGTLGFRGEALPSIASVSRFRMITAAEGSGSGTEIYIEGGVVRKIKETASPVGSSVEVKNLFFNTPPRLKFLKRPETELGRVLEVVQRETLSRPGVSFEVSSDGRTIHRYGASESFAQRIAQIIPGTPLYPVDFEDETLALRGFLGSPLDPRSSMRRFFTYVNARPVRDRFINRIIMECYGRMVEKGKYPQGAVFIERDPALVDVNVHPTKSEVMFENQYEVGQSIRRAIGGMLADAPWMKGYRERTQKALEDFYEKQKDPGFSENKGYSTTGPSPKAASTQAAHNPELGSPYPHNGASSIPEKSPEATGEGMFSGGFYSNLRFLGQVGKLYLVCEDPDGIILVDQHAAHERVNFERIKKSYLEEAFSCSQKLLIPEVVELTVREINTAQQFAEEMEKLGFDFEVFGENAVRVKSVPGFLRDSDYARVFGDLFDELDGLGDPKSLEGHLDAVCATMACHSSITANRTLSEQEARTLFADMDASENPHACPHGRPVATRISYNMLEKMFKRT is encoded by the coding sequence ATGGCAAGAATCAGAACACTTCCGGATGTACTTGTCTCTAAGATAGCCGCCGGAGAAATAGTCGAAAGACCAGCTTCCGTAGTAAAAGAGCTTGTTGAAAACTCAATTGACGCCGGGGCAACCAGAATATCCATACACCTTGAAGCCGGGGGCAAGCGGCTAGTAAGGGTGGTTGATAACGGCCACGGGATGTCCCGTGACGATGCCCTCATGAGCATTGAACGTCACGCCACGAGCAAGATAAGGGATATTGACGATCTTTTCTCGATTGGAACTCTCGGTTTTCGCGGCGAAGCCCTTCCGAGTATAGCCAGCGTTTCAAGGTTCAGAATGATAACTGCCGCCGAGGGGTCAGGATCCGGTACCGAAATCTACATCGAAGGCGGGGTCGTAAGGAAGATAAAGGAGACTGCGTCTCCTGTGGGTTCGTCCGTTGAGGTTAAGAACCTGTTTTTCAACACCCCGCCGCGGCTTAAGTTTCTCAAAAGGCCGGAGACCGAGCTCGGCAGGGTTCTTGAAGTTGTCCAGCGCGAGACCCTTTCACGCCCCGGGGTATCTTTTGAGGTCTCCTCGGATGGAAGAACCATCCATCGCTACGGCGCAAGCGAGTCCTTTGCGCAGCGCATAGCGCAGATAATTCCCGGCACGCCGCTTTACCCTGTGGACTTTGAAGACGAGACGCTGGCCCTGCGGGGCTTCCTAGGAAGTCCTCTGGATCCACGTTCCTCGATGCGCAGGTTCTTTACTTACGTAAATGCAAGACCCGTAAGGGACCGTTTTATAAACAGGATTATAATGGAGTGCTACGGAAGGATGGTTGAAAAGGGGAAATACCCCCAAGGGGCGGTCTTTATTGAAAGGGATCCCGCCTTGGTGGACGTGAACGTACATCCTACCAAAAGTGAGGTGATGTTCGAGAACCAGTACGAAGTTGGCCAGAGCATTCGCCGCGCGATAGGCGGCATGCTTGCCGATGCCCCTTGGATGAAGGGCTACAGGGAAAGAACCCAGAAGGCTCTTGAAGATTTCTACGAGAAGCAAAAAGATCCCGGATTTTCCGAGAACAAGGGGTACTCCACCACAGGGCCTTCGCCAAAAGCAGCTTCCACCCAGGCCGCTCACAATCCTGAGTTGGGGTCTCCATATCCTCACAACGGCGCTTCCTCTATACCTGAGAAATCTCCAGAGGCGACAGGAGAGGGTATGTTCTCCGGTGGCTTTTATTCAAACCTCAGGTTTCTCGGACAGGTAGGAAAACTTTATCTCGTATGCGAGGACCCGGACGGCATCATTCTTGTTGACCAGCATGCGGCCCATGAGCGGGTTAACTTCGAGAGAATAAAAAAATCCTATCTCGAAGAAGCTTTTTCCTGCTCCCAGAAACTTCTCATCCCCGAAGTCGTCGAACTTACGGTCCGGGAAATCAATACGGCGCAGCAGTTTGCAGAAGAAATGGAGAAGCTCGGCTTTGATTTTGAAGTTTTCGGAGAAAACGCGGTGAGAGTGAAATCCGTCCCGGGGTTTTTAAGAGACTCTGATTACGCCCGGGTTTTTGGCGACCTGTTTGATGAGCTTGATGGTCTGGGAGACCCCAAAAGCTTGGAGGGGCATCTTGACGCCGTGTGTGCGACCATGGCGTGCCACAGTTCGATAACCGCAAACCGAACCCTCTCGGAACAGGAAGCGCGGACTCTTTTTGCCGATATGGACGCTTCCGAGAATCCGCACGCCTGCCCTCACGGTCGGCCGGTAGCGACCCGGATATCGTACAATATGCTTGAAAAGATGTTTAAGAGAACCTGA
- a CDS encoding GYD domain-containing protein has product MAIYILLSRLTPEGRKTVKERPGRIKEVDKELEDIGVRVLEQYATLGRYDFVNIVEAPDNETIGKVSVDLCSRGTVELVTLPAVSVESLVKSLNKARAEKAPPTPSGEDKDV; this is encoded by the coding sequence ATGGCAATTTACATATTACTCAGCAGACTTACTCCTGAGGGCAGAAAAACTGTAAAGGAACGGCCCGGGAGAATAAAGGAAGTCGACAAGGAGCTTGAGGACATAGGCGTCAGGGTTCTTGAGCAGTATGCGACTCTGGGTAGATACGATTTTGTAAACATAGTGGAGGCACCCGATAACGAGACCATAGGAAAGGTCTCGGTTGACCTCTGCTCAAGGGGAACGGTCGAACTAGTAACCCTTCCGGCGGTCTCGGTCGAATCTCTGGTTAAATCGCTTAACAAGGCAAGAGCGGAGAAGGCGCCCCCAACGCCATCCGGAGAAGACAAAGATGTTTAA
- a CDS encoding DNA-binding protein, translated as MEERTEKEHVSNHVDIESKRFFFDVKENHKGQYLRITELSGGRSSIVVPFEGIEQFRDKLVETIKQSLELVGS; from the coding sequence ATGGAAGAAAGGACAGAAAAGGAGCATGTAAGTAACCACGTTGATATTGAGTCCAAAAGGTTTTTCTTTGACGTCAAGGAGAACCACAAGGGTCAGTACCTTAGGATTACCGAACTAAGCGGCGGCCGCTCAAGCATAGTCGTTCCCTTTGAAGGAATAGAGCAGTTCAGAGACAAGCTGGTCGAAACGATAAAACAATCCCTCGAGTTAGTTGGAAGCTAG
- a CDS encoding thioesterase family protein, protein MARIKIDLPSRFVFSTQIPIRIDDINYGSHLGHDSVLTLAHEARVRFLATHGYTEADIEGVGIIMGDVGITYSSEAFYGDVMEISIGIGEYGNNFLELIYALVNEKNGKEIAKVKTSLVFFNYKERKTVRMPEEFRRKIIPGE, encoded by the coding sequence ATGGCAAGAATAAAAATAGATCTACCGAGCAGATTCGTCTTTTCAACGCAAATTCCGATAAGAATAGACGACATAAATTACGGTTCTCATCTTGGACACGACTCCGTGTTAACCCTCGCGCACGAGGCCCGCGTAAGATTCCTCGCGACACACGGCTACACTGAAGCCGATATAGAGGGAGTGGGAATTATAATGGGAGACGTAGGGATCACCTACAGTTCGGAAGCGTTTTACGGGGACGTAATGGAAATAAGCATCGGCATCGGCGAGTATGGCAACAATTTTCTCGAACTTATCTACGCACTGGTGAACGAAAAAAACGGCAAGGAGATCGCCAAGGTCAAGACCTCTCTCGTATTTTTTAACTACAAAGAGAGAAAAACCGTGCGGATGCCGGAGGAATTCCGAAGGAAAATCATCCCCGGAGAATAA
- a CDS encoding DegQ family serine endoprotease: MKRTVFLFFAACFLLVGSFSCAKMEDDEESSGSRSRENVPELLSSSGSSVKFPSLAGLVEKQKHSVVNISTTSVVKRGKVLPDFGEGDPFEEFFKRFFPNDREREFRKKGLGSGFIVSKDGYIVTNNHVISRAEDIQVVLYDGSRYTAEIVGQDTKTDLAVLKIKPEKKLKPVVFGDSDKLRIGDWVMAIGNPFGLGYTVTVGIVSAKGRSLGLGAYDDFIQTDASLNPGNSGGPLFNLGGEVVGVNTAIAARGQGIGFSIPTNMAKGVISQLMEKGKVVRGWLGVVIQPITQEIAESIGHESTDGALISDISPGSPAEKAGLRRGDVVVKFDGEPIKEFTSLSKLVGMKAPGTSSKITVLRDGKREEISVVLGKMPDEETPAESQGDEDIELSDITPDIAARFGVEDKAGVLVTNVNRGSSAWEAGFRPGDVILEVNKNPVANLGDYNKIIGGLEPGKQYLFLVKKRKNTIYIGYAPKNKE; this comes from the coding sequence ATGAAGAGAACTGTTTTCCTGTTTTTTGCTGCCTGTTTTTTACTTGTGGGTTCCTTTTCGTGCGCCAAGATGGAGGATGACGAAGAGAGCTCCGGATCCCGGTCGCGCGAGAATGTCCCGGAACTTCTTTCTTCTTCAGGTTCTTCTGTAAAATTCCCCTCCCTTGCGGGTCTTGTCGAAAAACAGAAGCATTCTGTTGTGAACATAAGCACCACGAGTGTTGTAAAACGGGGGAAGGTGCTTCCTGATTTTGGCGAGGGGGACCCTTTCGAGGAGTTTTTCAAGAGATTTTTTCCGAACGACCGGGAGCGGGAGTTCAGGAAAAAGGGCTTGGGCTCCGGGTTCATAGTCAGCAAAGACGGCTATATAGTTACCAACAACCATGTGATCAGCAGGGCAGAAGATATACAGGTCGTTCTCTACGACGGGTCGAGGTATACGGCCGAGATTGTGGGACAGGACACCAAAACGGACCTTGCGGTTCTGAAGATAAAGCCTGAAAAAAAGCTGAAGCCCGTTGTTTTTGGAGATTCGGACAAGCTTAGAATCGGCGACTGGGTCATGGCGATTGGAAACCCCTTCGGACTCGGCTACACCGTGACGGTCGGAATAGTGAGCGCGAAGGGAAGGTCTCTGGGTCTCGGGGCCTACGATGATTTCATTCAGACCGATGCGTCCCTCAACCCCGGAAACAGCGGAGGTCCGCTTTTTAACTTGGGAGGGGAGGTAGTTGGTGTTAACACCGCAATAGCAGCCAGAGGCCAGGGAATAGGGTTTTCTATCCCAACCAACATGGCCAAGGGGGTCATATCCCAGCTCATGGAAAAAGGCAAGGTGGTCAGGGGGTGGCTGGGAGTCGTTATTCAGCCTATAACGCAGGAGATAGCCGAGAGCATAGGGCATGAGAGTACCGATGGGGCTCTTATATCCGATATAAGCCCGGGAAGCCCTGCGGAGAAAGCGGGTCTGCGAAGAGGAGACGTGGTAGTGAAATTTGACGGAGAGCCTATAAAGGAGTTTACGTCTTTATCCAAGCTCGTGGGAATGAAAGCTCCCGGCACTTCCTCTAAGATCACGGTTCTCCGCGACGGGAAGCGCGAGGAGATTTCCGTTGTTCTTGGCAAGATGCCGGATGAAGAGACTCCTGCAGAGTCTCAGGGGGACGAAGATATTGAATTAAGTGACATTACCCCGGATATCGCCGCGCGGTTCGGCGTTGAGGATAAAGCCGGGGTGCTGGTTACGAACGTAAACCGTGGCAGCTCAGCCTGGGAGGCGGGATTTCGTCCCGGGGACGTTATACTGGAGGTTAACAAGAACCCCGTGGCGAACCTTGGGGACTACAACAAGATCATAGGCGGTCTGGAACCCGGAAAGCAGTATCTCTTTCTGGTAAAGAAACGTAAAAACACGATTTACATCGGCTACGCCCCTAAAAACAAAGAGTAG
- a CDS encoding shikimate kinase, translating to MSQKRHIFLTGFMGAGKTSVGRELSGKLRMDFYDLDSEVERAEGLSVTGIFEAEGEESFRKKETDMLAALSRKTPPVVISTGGGAVLRQRNREIMAASGEVFYLRADIDTLWNRVRSEKGRPLLDVKDPRAEFYELFMKRKNIYELSPYVVLTDDMSVSEVADKVIGMLKGNWRL from the coding sequence TTGAGCCAGAAAAGACATATTTTTCTTACGGGGTTTATGGGAGCGGGCAAAACAAGCGTCGGCAGGGAGCTTTCCGGAAAACTGCGAATGGATTTCTACGATCTTGACAGTGAAGTGGAACGGGCCGAAGGTCTTTCTGTAACCGGGATCTTTGAAGCGGAGGGAGAGGAGAGCTTCAGGAAGAAGGAAACAGATATGCTCGCCGCTCTTTCGCGGAAAACACCCCCGGTCGTGATCTCAACGGGAGGAGGTGCGGTTCTGCGACAGCGCAATCGCGAGATAATGGCCGCGTCGGGTGAAGTTTTCTATCTGCGGGCGGATATCGATACCCTTTGGAACAGGGTGAGGAGCGAGAAGGGAAGGCCCCTTCTTGACGTCAAGGACCCTAGGGCCGAGTTCTATGAGCTTTTCATGAAAAGAAAGAATATTTACGAACTCTCGCCGTATGTTGTTCTTACGGATGATATGAGTGTCTCAGAAGTTGCTGATAAAGTAATTGGGATGCTCAAAGGAAATTGGAGGCTTTAA